In the genome of Persephonella sp. KM09-Lau-8, one region contains:
- a CDS encoding HAMP domain-containing sensor histidine kinase, whose amino-acid sequence MKAAADLLAEGKTDKKLINMIRNEADRLNRLLSDFLLLSRPKESEKTLINVKESVLRFQELFKDHKDIIVNVSGNPYVYMSEKAFDSVLSNLIKNAVEWAKSKIVINVYELGDKVYIEIEDDGEGIKPEIRDKIFEPFFSTSKTGTGLGLAITNRIVIENKGNILVEDSSLGGAKFVLIFPAGRKNESSDSR is encoded by the coding sequence ATAAAAGCTGCTGCTGATCTTCTGGCAGAAGGTAAAACTGATAAGAAACTAATAAATATGATCAGGAATGAAGCAGACCGTCTTAATAGACTGCTTTCAGATTTCCTGTTGCTTTCCAGACCAAAAGAAAGTGAAAAAACTTTAATTAATGTTAAGGAAAGTGTGCTTAGATTTCAGGAGTTATTTAAGGATCATAAGGATATTATTGTGAATGTTTCAGGAAATCCGTATGTATATATGAGTGAAAAAGCATTTGATTCTGTATTATCAAACCTTATCAAAAATGCTGTAGAGTGGGCGAAAAGTAAAATAGTTATAAATGTATATGAACTTGGTGATAAAGTTTACATAGAGATAGAAGATGATGGAGAAGGTATAAAACCAGAAATCAGAGATAAAATATTTGAGCCTTTCTTTTCTACCAGTAAAACAGGGACAGGTCTGGGACTTGCCATTACGAACAGGATTGTTATAGAAAACAAAGGTAATATATTGGTTGAGGATAGCTCACTGGGTGGAGCAAAATTTGTTTTAATCTTTCCTGCAGGGAGGAAGAATGAAAGCTCTGATAGTAGATGA
- a CDS encoding sigma-54 dependent transcriptional regulator, with amino-acid sequence MKALIVDDEINIQEILSMLLEESGFQVDRASSYKEALELLENDYYDLALLDLRLPDGSGIDVLRKLKEKNPKTEAVIITAFASSDTAVEAIKLGAYDYLSKPFELNELRLLIRNVKNKLELEKKLAQQKDEKFEGLIGESPAIRVVKETIEKIAPYDINVLIVGESGTGKDVVARTIHKLSKRKDKPFIAINCASLPPELLESELFGYKKGAFTGAVSDKKGLIEEANGGTLFLDEIGEMPISLQAKLLRFLENKKIRPLGSVKEVSVDVRIISATNRDLEKEIEKGNFREDLYYRLSTIVIKMPSLKERREDIPLLVENILQDLKKKYNKDIERVSPEFLNYLMNYDYKGNIRELRNILEKAVILSDGKELAPIEIAKKSINSIYIDNPDQEFKVKTFPEEGINLKRTMALIEKALISKAMEFSQGNKTRASQILGITFREFRYRYDKYFGKDET; translated from the coding sequence ATGAAAGCTCTGATAGTAGATGATGAGATAAATATACAGGAAATTTTGTCTATGCTTCTTGAGGAATCTGGATTTCAAGTGGATAGGGCTTCTTCCTATAAAGAAGCTTTAGAACTATTAGAGAATGATTATTATGATCTTGCACTTTTAGACCTTAGGCTTCCAGACGGTTCAGGAATAGACGTTTTACGGAAACTAAAAGAAAAAAATCCTAAAACAGAAGCGGTTATTATTACAGCTTTTGCCTCTTCAGATACAGCAGTTGAGGCTATAAAATTAGGTGCCTATGATTATCTGTCAAAACCATTTGAACTAAATGAATTAAGGCTTTTGATTAGAAATGTTAAAAACAAGTTAGAGCTGGAGAAAAAACTTGCACAGCAGAAAGATGAAAAATTTGAAGGACTTATAGGTGAATCACCTGCCATCAGAGTAGTAAAAGAAACAATAGAAAAAATAGCTCCTTATGACATAAATGTTCTTATTGTTGGGGAAAGTGGAACAGGTAAAGATGTAGTTGCAAGGACTATACATAAGCTTTCTAAAAGAAAAGATAAACCTTTTATTGCTATAAATTGTGCATCTTTGCCACCTGAACTTCTTGAAAGTGAGTTGTTTGGATATAAAAAGGGAGCCTTTACAGGGGCAGTATCAGACAAAAAGGGGCTGATTGAAGAGGCTAACGGCGGGACACTTTTCTTAGATGAAATAGGAGAGATGCCCATATCCCTTCAAGCGAAACTGCTGAGATTTCTGGAAAATAAGAAAATTAGACCCCTTGGAAGTGTAAAAGAAGTTAGTGTAGATGTTCGTATCATATCAGCTACAAATCGAGACCTTGAAAAGGAAATAGAAAAAGGAAATTTTAGAGAAGACCTTTATTACAGACTTTCTACAATAGTGATAAAGATGCCTTCTTTAAAAGAAAGAAGAGAAGATATTCCTTTACTTGTGGAAAACATACTTCAGGATTTAAAGAAAAAATATAACAAAGATATAGAAAGGGTATCTCCTGAATTCCTCAATTACCTGATGAACTATGATTATAAAGGCAATATAAGAGAACTCAGAAATATTCTTGAAAAAGCGGTAATTCTTTCTGATGGAAAAGAACTTGCACCAATAGAAATAGCAAAGAAAAGTATCAATTCCATTTATATAGATAATCCGGATCAGGAATTTAAGGTAAAAACCTTTCCAGAAGAGGGAATCAATTTAAAAAGAACAATGGCACTTATAGAAAAAGCCCTTATCAGCAAAGCTATGGAATTTTCTCAGGGTAACAAAACCAGAGCATCTCAAATTTTAGGAATTACTTTCAGAGAGTTTAGATACAGGTATGATAAATATTTTGGTAAAGATGAGACTTAA
- the lysS gene encoding lysine--tRNA ligase → MPEEIIESRKQLIEQMKKEGKNPYPHKFEVTTTLDKIREKYEKPVPEKEFTIKGRIKRVSKREDKYVIRLADFNEPVEIQVIIPQSAGKFAPNQEVAFKGKLKRIDGKLTLVAENIAPVEEAQDVHQIKSQFDLDPEREQVSVAGRLIALRDQGKAAFGHIQDADGKLQVYFRKDTLGEEKYQEAMNILDVGDIIGVKGELFRTMTGELTVEVKDFQLLAKSLRALPEKWHGLKDVELRYRHRYIDLIANPKAREIFKIRSKAIKSLREYLESKGFMEVETPILQSVASGAMAKPFITHHNALDMDMYLRIAPELYLKMLVVGGFNRVYEIGRNFRNEGIDTTHNPEFTMVEFYGAYLDYNDLMDMTEELFRKILMDTVGTLKITWEGQELDFSKPFRRLPFFEALKEKTGKDKDFFLDEEKARAFAKEVGIPKAEELTHLKLLDKLFEHFIEEDLIQPTFVIDFPKILSPLAKTHRNDPDLVERFELIVNKQELANAYTELNDPEDQRERFLQQLKEKAAGDEEAMDIDENFLMALEYGLPPTGGEGIGIDRLVMMLTDSSSIREVILFPTLRPEKD, encoded by the coding sequence ATGCCTGAAGAAATCATAGAGAGCAGAAAACAGCTTATTGAGCAGATGAAAAAAGAAGGAAAAAATCCATACCCACATAAGTTCGAGGTAACAACAACTCTGGATAAAATAAGGGAAAAGTATGAAAAACCCGTTCCTGAAAAGGAATTTACAATAAAAGGAAGAATTAAAAGGGTTTCCAAAAGAGAAGATAAATATGTTATAAGACTTGCTGATTTTAATGAGCCTGTAGAAATACAGGTTATAATTCCCCAATCAGCAGGTAAATTTGCACCAAATCAGGAAGTCGCCTTTAAAGGAAAACTAAAAAGAATAGATGGAAAACTAACACTTGTTGCAGAAAATATAGCTCCTGTGGAGGAAGCACAGGATGTGCATCAGATAAAATCCCAGTTTGACCTTGACCCTGAGAGGGAACAGGTTTCTGTAGCTGGCAGACTTATTGCCCTTAGAGACCAGGGAAAGGCTGCTTTTGGGCATATTCAGGATGCAGATGGAAAATTGCAGGTCTATTTCAGAAAGGACACCTTAGGTGAGGAAAAATATCAGGAAGCAATGAATATCCTTGATGTCGGGGATATTATCGGAGTTAAAGGCGAGCTTTTCAGAACTATGACCGGTGAACTTACAGTTGAGGTTAAGGATTTTCAACTTCTGGCAAAGTCTCTCAGAGCTTTACCTGAGAAATGGCATGGTTTAAAAGATGTGGAACTTAGATACAGACATAGATATATAGACCTGATAGCCAATCCAAAGGCGAGGGAAATTTTCAAGATCAGGTCAAAGGCTATAAAAAGCCTAAGGGAATATCTTGAAAGCAAAGGCTTTATGGAAGTAGAGACTCCTATTCTTCAATCTGTTGCTTCTGGGGCTATGGCAAAACCATTTATAACCCATCATAATGCACTTGATATGGATATGTATCTCAGGATAGCCCCTGAATTATATCTTAAGATGCTTGTTGTTGGTGGATTTAACAGGGTTTATGAAATAGGTAGAAACTTTAGAAATGAAGGTATAGATACAACCCACAACCCAGAATTTACAATGGTTGAGTTTTACGGTGCATACCTTGATTACAACGACCTTATGGACATGACAGAAGAGTTATTCAGAAAAATCCTTATGGATACAGTGGGAACACTGAAAATAACATGGGAAGGGCAGGAATTAGACTTTTCTAAACCATTTAGAAGATTGCCATTCTTTGAAGCATTAAAGGAAAAAACAGGTAAAGACAAAGATTTCTTCCTTGATGAAGAAAAGGCAAGGGCTTTTGCAAAAGAGGTTGGAATACCAAAAGCAGAAGAGTTAACCCATCTTAAGCTTTTAGATAAACTGTTTGAACATTTCATAGAAGAAGACCTTATACAGCCTACATTTGTTATAGATTTTCCAAAAATACTTTCTCCACTTGCAAAAACCCATAGAAACGACCCTGACCTTGTTGAAAGATTTGAGCTTATTGTAAATAAACAGGAACTTGCCAATGCATATACAGAGCTAAATGACCCTGAAGACCAGAGGGAAAGATTCCTGCAGCAGCTTAAAGAGAAGGCTGCAGGTGATGAAGAAGCAATGGATATTGATGAAAACTTCCTTATGGCTCTTGAATACGGTCTTCCCCCTACAGGTGGAGAAGGTATTGGAATAGATAGACTTGTTATGATGCTTACAGACAGTTCATCAATAAGAGAGGTTATTCTCTTCCCAACTTTAAGACCGGAGAAGGATTAA
- a CDS encoding ADP-ribosylglycohydrolase family protein, which yields MKNKFRGALVGAAVGDSMGMCVEEIPMDEVILHYGDKITEICRPHPASPASFLKPGETSSEFELVKIVAESLADKGRLDIRDIIERYIDWYEKEELHSYVDPSFLVAIEALKEGREIGRGGSSVEGTLPAIPIGMYHYTNPILAVEGTKAVVMLTHRNEIALDAASILAVAIGELLQGRFYLEDEYGYFIELLKTFVKQKETKFYLDRVKTLLDKDASYDDAIDELGNGSFALEAVSQALFIFLKTPENTENVIIHAVNSYGNYGGDTDSIGLIAGAFAGAYNGEETIPAIWKTKLVKYKDIVKLADRLYKVAQH from the coding sequence ATGAAAAATAAATTTAGAGGTGCCCTTGTAGGTGCTGCCGTTGGTGATAGCATGGGGATGTGTGTTGAAGAAATCCCTATGGATGAAGTTATATTACATTATGGAGATAAAATAACAGAGATATGCAGACCTCACCCTGCATCTCCAGCATCATTTTTAAAACCAGGAGAAACATCCAGCGAATTTGAACTGGTAAAAATTGTGGCAGAATCCCTTGCTGATAAAGGTAGATTGGATATCAGAGATATTATAGAAAGGTATATAGACTGGTATGAAAAGGAAGAACTCCACAGTTATGTTGACCCATCATTTCTTGTAGCTATAGAAGCCCTCAAAGAAGGAAGAGAGATAGGAAGAGGTGGCAGTTCAGTTGAAGGAACACTGCCTGCAATTCCTATAGGAATGTATCATTACACAAATCCTATTCTTGCCGTTGAAGGAACAAAAGCAGTAGTTATGCTTACCCACAGAAATGAGATAGCCCTTGATGCCGCTTCTATACTTGCTGTTGCTATAGGAGAGCTTTTACAGGGAAGATTTTATCTTGAGGATGAGTATGGCTATTTTATAGAGCTTTTAAAAACATTTGTTAAGCAAAAAGAAACCAAATTTTATCTGGACAGGGTAAAAACACTTTTAGATAAAGATGCTTCCTACGATGATGCTATTGATGAGCTGGGTAATGGTTCATTTGCACTGGAAGCTGTATCACAGGCTTTATTTATTTTTTTGAAAACTCCAGAGAACACCGAAAATGTAATTATTCATGCTGTTAACTCTTATGGAAATTATGGTGGAGATACAGACTCAATAGGCTTGATAGCAGGGGCTTTTGCAGGAGCTTATAATGGGGAGGAAACAATCCCTGCAATATGGAAGACAAAACTTGTAAAATATAAAGATATAGTTAAACTGGCAGACCGACTTTATAAAGTAGCACAACACTAA
- the hfq gene encoding RNA chaperone Hfq, translating to MAKKKGRLQEQFLNAIRKNRVRVNIYLVNGVKLEGKIRYFDPFTILLKEGPRQVLVYKHAITTVIPKQEIEFTYEEQEEQENKE from the coding sequence ATGGCCAAGAAAAAGGGAAGACTGCAGGAGCAGTTTTTAAATGCAATTAGAAAAAATAGAGTCAGAGTAAATATCTATCTGGTAAATGGTGTAAAACTGGAGGGGAAAATCAGATATTTTGACCCATTTACAATCTTGCTAAAGGAAGGCCCAAGACAGGTTCTTGTGTATAAACATGCCATAACGACTGTAATCCCTAAACAGGAAATAGAATTTACCTACGAAGAACAGGAAGAGCAGGAAAATAAAGAATAA
- a CDS encoding cytochrome-c peroxidase: MRSLKFAIAAVGAVAVSAFASDADLLKQAKTYFKPLPKEIPAPKDNPTTPEKVELGKKLYYDPRLSLSGVISCNTCHNLATFGVDGVPTALGHQFKTGGRNSPTVLNAGFHVAQFWDGRAKTLEDQAKGPILAHVEMAMPNPDFVVQKVQSIPGYVEEFKKVFGDKNPITYDNIAKAIAAFERTLVTPSRFDKFLQGDTNALTKEEKEGLKLFIDKGCASCHNGVAVGGTMFAKFGVVKPYPTPDLGKYKVTKKEADKYVFKVPSLRNIEMTYPYFHDGSVWDLKKAVKIMGETQLGIELTNDELDKIVAFLKSLTGEIPKEARTMPVLPASSDYTPKPMLKVHD; encoded by the coding sequence ATGAGAAGCCTAAAATTTGCAATAGCTGCAGTGGGGGCTGTTGCAGTATCTGCCTTTGCATCAGATGCAGACCTGCTCAAACAGGCTAAGACCTATTTCAAACCATTACCAAAGGAAATCCCAGCACCTAAAGATAATCCTACAACACCTGAAAAAGTTGAATTAGGTAAAAAGCTTTACTACGACCCAAGATTATCTCTCAGTGGTGTTATAAGCTGTAATACATGTCATAACCTTGCAACTTTTGGTGTGGATGGTGTTCCAACGGCACTTGGACATCAGTTTAAAACAGGGGGAAGAAACTCCCCAACTGTATTAAATGCAGGATTCCATGTTGCTCAATTCTGGGATGGTAGGGCAAAAACCCTTGAAGACCAGGCAAAAGGTCCAATTCTTGCCCATGTAGAAATGGCAATGCCAAATCCTGATTTTGTAGTTCAAAAAGTTCAATCTATTCCTGGTTATGTTGAAGAGTTCAAAAAAGTGTTTGGTGATAAAAACCCAATTACTTATGACAATATCGCAAAAGCAATAGCTGCTTTTGAAAGAACACTTGTTACACCATCCAGATTTGATAAATTCTTACAGGGTGATACAAATGCTTTAACCAAAGAAGAAAAAGAAGGTCTCAAGCTATTCATAGATAAAGGATGTGCAAGCTGTCATAATGGAGTTGCTGTAGGTGGAACAATGTTTGCTAAATTTGGTGTTGTAAAACCATATCCAACACCAGACCTTGGGAAATACAAAGTCACCAAAAAAGAAGCGGACAAGTATGTATTCAAAGTTCCATCTCTGAGAAATATAGAGATGACATATCCATACTTCCATGATGGTTCTGTCTGGGACTTGAAAAAAGCAGTTAAAATCATGGGTGAAACACAGCTTGGCATAGAGCTTACAAATGATGAACTTGATAAAATTGTTGCATTCCTGAAATCCCTTACAGGAGAAATTCCAAAAGAAGCAAGAACAATGCCTGTATTGCCAGCATCCTCAGACTATACACCAAAGCCAATGTTAAAAGTCCATGACTAA
- the tsaE gene encoding tRNA (adenosine(37)-N6)-threonylcarbamoyltransferase complex ATPase subunit type 1 TsaE, with product MKIQIDSLKKLRQLTDRLANCLKGNEIVLLQGNLAAGKTTFTRYLVSSIDPSVEDEVNSPTFSIMNEYETSKFPVYHIDLYRVKDFDFTDVLGNGVVIVEWADEELKNELSQYTDLPVIFIKISVENDEIRLFDIDFINANYLKECISMLYS from the coding sequence ATGAAAATACAGATAGATTCTCTAAAAAAGCTTCGGCAGCTTACAGACAGACTTGCAAATTGCCTTAAAGGAAATGAGATAGTTCTACTGCAGGGGAATCTGGCTGCAGGAAAAACCACTTTTACCCGTTATCTTGTTTCTTCTATAGACCCTTCTGTAGAAGATGAGGTTAACTCTCCTACATTTTCAATTATGAATGAGTATGAAACATCAAAGTTTCCCGTATATCATATTGATTTGTATAGGGTAAAAGATTTTGACTTTACAGATGTTCTTGGAAACGGGGTTGTTATTGTTGAGTGGGCAGATGAAGAGTTAAAAAATGAGTTAAGCCAGTATACAGACTTACCGGTTATTTTTATCAAGATATCTGTTGAAAATGATGAAATACGGCTGTTTGATATAGATTTTATAAATGCAAACTATTTAAAAGAGTGTATTTCCATGCTTTATAGTTAA
- a CDS encoding KH domain-containing protein — protein MSKLQELVEFVAKSLVDHPDKVEVKEIEGEKTTVIELKVAPEDLGKVIGRQGRTARAIRTLLAAVARKQNKRAVLEILE, from the coding sequence ATGAGCAAACTACAGGAACTGGTAGAGTTCGTGGCAAAATCTCTGGTAGACCACCCAGATAAAGTGGAAGTTAAGGAAATTGAAGGAGAAAAAACAACTGTTATCGAGCTTAAAGTAGCTCCTGAAGACCTTGGAAAAGTTATCGGAAGACAGGGAAGAACAGCAAGAGCTATTAGAACATTACTTGCTGCTGTTGCAAGAAAACAAAACAAAAGAGCAGTATTAGAAATTTTAGAATAA
- the rpsP gene encoding 30S ribosomal protein S16 has product MVRIRLSRAGRKKHPVYRMVVMDSRAPRESKYIDYIGTYDPILKTGNINVEKAKEWLAKGAQPTERALKILKQFGLEETAKS; this is encoded by the coding sequence TTGGTAAGGATAAGACTTTCAAGAGCTGGAAGAAAGAAACACCCAGTTTACAGAATGGTTGTAATGGACAGCAGAGCTCCAAGAGAATCTAAGTATATTGATTATATTGGAACTTATGACCCAATATTAAAAACTGGAAATATCAATGTAGAAAAAGCAAAAGAATGGCTTGCAAAAGGTGCACAGCCAACAGAAAGAGCATTAAAAATATTAAAGCAGTTTGGATTGGAAGAAACAGCAAAATCTTAA
- the ffh gene encoding signal recognition particle protein, with protein sequence MFELLTEKFSNVVEKLKRVKKLDEKTIDEALKDIRRALLEADVNIDVVKQFLNDVKQKLVGQEVIKGLNAGETVIKLIYDELLNILGEEAPLNKSEKPPTVIMLVGLQGTGKTTTAGKLARWLKSKGYAVGVVSTDVRRPAAGRQLCTLAETIGVPCFIDEEEKDAVKLTEKVIQKAKDAGLSHIILDTAGRLHIDEELMDELVKIKEKVHPAEILYVADAMQGQDAINTAEEFHKRLGLTGVILTKLDGDAKGGIALSVRKVLGVPIKFIGVGEKIEDFEPFHPDRIAQRILGLGDIQTLMEKMQTAIDEEKAQEMAKRVMNAEFTLDDLREQLQMIRNLGPLENVLKMIPGIGSKIKDLKVDEKQFIKIEAIINSMTPEERANPHIINGSRKRRIARGSGTTIMDVNRVLKQYKEMKKMMKKFKKSGKMKLPFNMPNLPF encoded by the coding sequence TTGTTTGAGCTTCTAACAGAAAAATTCAGCAATGTTGTTGAAAAATTAAAAAGGGTAAAAAAGCTTGATGAAAAAACAATAGATGAGGCTCTTAAGGATATAAGGAGAGCTTTATTAGAAGCTGATGTAAACATAGACGTTGTAAAACAGTTTTTAAATGATGTTAAGCAAAAGTTAGTAGGTCAGGAAGTAATAAAAGGTCTTAATGCCGGTGAGACAGTAATAAAACTTATATACGATGAACTGCTGAATATCTTAGGTGAAGAAGCACCTCTCAATAAATCAGAAAAACCCCCCACAGTTATAATGCTTGTTGGTCTTCAGGGAACAGGTAAAACAACAACAGCAGGTAAGCTGGCAAGATGGCTTAAATCAAAGGGATATGCAGTTGGGGTAGTATCAACCGACGTTAGAAGACCGGCAGCTGGAAGACAGCTATGCACACTTGCAGAAACTATTGGCGTGCCTTGTTTTATAGATGAGGAGGAGAAAGACGCTGTAAAACTTACAGAAAAGGTAATCCAAAAAGCCAAAGACGCAGGTTTATCCCATATAATCCTTGATACAGCCGGTCGTCTTCATATTGATGAAGAATTAATGGATGAACTTGTAAAAATAAAAGAAAAAGTCCACCCTGCAGAGATTTTATACGTAGCAGACGCAATGCAGGGTCAGGATGCTATAAACACAGCAGAAGAATTTCATAAAAGACTGGGATTAACAGGTGTAATCCTCACAAAACTTGATGGTGATGCAAAAGGTGGTATAGCCCTTTCTGTTAGAAAAGTTCTGGGAGTTCCTATCAAATTTATCGGTGTTGGTGAAAAAATAGAGGACTTTGAACCTTTCCATCCTGACAGAATAGCCCAGAGAATACTGGGACTTGGTGATATTCAAACATTAATGGAAAAAATGCAGACTGCAATAGATGAAGAAAAAGCTCAAGAAATGGCAAAAAGGGTTATGAATGCTGAATTTACCCTTGATGACCTGAGGGAACAACTCCAGATGATTAGAAACCTAGGTCCCCTTGAGAATGTATTAAAAATGATTCCAGGAATAGGCTCTAAAATAAAAGACCTTAAGGTTGATGAAAAACAGTTTATTAAAATAGAAGCAATAATCAACTCAATGACCCCTGAAGAAAGAGCAAATCCCCACATAATTAACGGAAGTAGAAAAAGAAGAATAGCAAGAGGTAGTGGAACAACAATAATGGATGTAAACAGAGTGCTGAAACAATACAAAGAAATGAAGAAAATGATGAAAAAATTCAAAAAATCTGGTAAAATGAAACTTCCGTTCAATATGCCTAATTTACCATTTTAA
- a CDS encoding pitrilysin family protein, with the protein MARRIFLFFLLLILPVFGEEKVIKNILPNGVTILFKQTEGEGIIAGTIFIKGGSVEDPEGKKGLTNLTLALLLKGSKNFSAFQINKVFEDSGGYISTSVGEEYSTIEFALRVKDFQKGMEVIKDMIYNPLFPEDKLQMEKRNVIAQIRAKKEEGFSYAFDALRKEMYKGTPYQYSPMGTEENVSKITIKDIQKRWKQLLNGKRFVVSIVGDISYSEAEKYLKDLLTDLPVKEYKFPHYDYRLKGKKCKTLKREGAQSTILFAYEAPTALDKEYFAMKVLNGILGDGFTSRLFQELREKRGLAYAVGSFFPTRKNMGRLIAYIGTAPQKTEESVKGIEEVVESIKNGITDEEIKTAKEKIIGHFLMEHQTRAKQSWYIGWFEILGLGYQMDKEYPEKINKVTKKQILETWKKYIPTGYRCVIVKP; encoded by the coding sequence ATGGCTCGCAGAATTTTTCTGTTTTTTCTTCTATTAATACTTCCTGTTTTTGGGGAGGAAAAGGTGATTAAAAATATTTTGCCAAATGGTGTAACTATTTTATTTAAACAGACAGAGGGAGAAGGGATTATTGCTGGAACCATTTTTATTAAAGGGGGTTCAGTAGAAGACCCAGAAGGAAAAAAAGGGCTAACCAATCTAACGCTGGCACTTCTCCTGAAAGGTAGTAAAAATTTTTCTGCATTCCAGATAAACAAAGTTTTTGAGGATAGTGGAGGATATATATCAACTTCTGTTGGAGAGGAATACTCAACAATAGAGTTTGCTTTACGGGTAAAGGATTTTCAAAAGGGAATGGAAGTAATAAAGGATATGATTTATAACCCTCTATTTCCTGAAGATAAACTTCAGATGGAAAAAAGGAATGTTATTGCCCAGATAAGAGCCAAAAAGGAAGAAGGATTTTCTTATGCCTTTGATGCACTCAGAAAAGAAATGTATAAGGGCACCCCTTACCAGTATTCCCCTATGGGAACTGAGGAAAATGTTTCAAAAATAACTATTAAAGATATCCAGAAAAGATGGAAACAGCTGCTAAATGGTAAAAGATTTGTTGTTTCTATAGTGGGAGATATCTCTTATTCAGAAGCAGAAAAATATCTGAAAGACCTTTTAACTGATTTGCCTGTTAAAGAGTATAAATTCCCCCATTATGATTACAGACTAAAAGGAAAAAAATGTAAAACATTAAAAAGAGAAGGTGCACAATCAACAATTTTGTTTGCCTATGAAGCCCCAACAGCCTTAGATAAAGAATATTTTGCGATGAAAGTTCTAAACGGAATTTTAGGTGATGGATTTACATCAAGGCTGTTTCAGGAGCTTAGGGAGAAAAGAGGTCTTGCCTATGCAGTAGGTTCATTTTTCCCGACAAGAAAAAATATGGGAAGGTTAATTGCTTATATTGGAACTGCACCGCAAAAAACAGAAGAGTCTGTTAAAGGAATAGAAGAGGTTGTTGAAAGTATAAAAAATGGAATTACAGATGAAGAGATTAAAACAGCAAAAGAAAAAATAATAGGTCATTTTCTTATGGAGCATCAGACAAGAGCAAAACAGTCGTGGTATATAGGCTGGTTTGAAATTCTTGGATTAGGTTATCAGATGGATAAAGAATACCCAGAGAAGATAAATAAAGTTACTAAAAAACAGATACTTGAAACATGGAAAAAATATATCCCAACAGGATATAGATGTGTAATCGTAAAACCTTAG
- the speE gene encoding polyamine aminopropyltransferase — MIWFTEYWTDGVGLTIKADEVKKIKSKYQEIVVLDTPQFGKVLILDGLVQTTEKDEFIYHEMLAHPAMVMHPEPKRVLVIGGGDGGTVREVLKHPSVEEVHLCEIDEEVIIVSEKYFPTISEKLKDPKVKIFIEDGNTFLEERKNYYDVIIMDSSDPVGASEVLFSEEFYKKVKSSLRDKGIMVAQTESPILQENYFKNAVSQIRKVFRNTGVYLAYVPTYPSGMWSFTIASDFIDITDTTRNTERVKQLKTKYFCDSIYACLFALPQFIQDMIKKS; from the coding sequence TTGATATGGTTCACTGAATACTGGACAGACGGCGTAGGCCTCACAATTAAGGCAGATGAGGTTAAAAAGATTAAATCAAAATATCAGGAAATAGTTGTTTTAGACACACCACAGTTTGGGAAAGTGCTTATACTTGATGGGCTTGTTCAGACCACAGAGAAAGATGAGTTTATTTATCATGAGATGCTGGCACATCCTGCTATGGTTATGCATCCAGAACCTAAAAGGGTGCTTGTTATAGGCGGTGGTGATGGAGGAACAGTTAGAGAAGTTTTAAAACACCCATCTGTTGAAGAGGTTCATCTATGTGAGATAGATGAAGAAGTAATCATTGTTTCTGAAAAATACTTCCCTACCATATCAGAAAAACTAAAAGATCCTAAAGTAAAAATATTTATAGAAGATGGAAATACTTTCTTAGAAGAAAGAAAAAACTATTACGATGTAATCATAATGGACTCCTCTGACCCTGTTGGAGCTTCTGAGGTGCTTTTCAGTGAGGAGTTTTATAAAAAAGTAAAATCGTCTCTCAGAGACAAAGGGATTATGGTTGCCCAGACGGAGTCCCCTATATTACAGGAAAATTATTTTAAAAATGCAGTATCCCAGATAAGGAAAGTATTTAGAAATACAGGTGTTTATCTGGCTTATGTCCCAACATATCCATCAGGGATGTGGAGTTTTACTATAGCTTCAGATTTTATAGATATAACCGATACCACCAGAAATACAGAAAGGGTTAAGCAATTGAAAACTAAATACTTTTGTGATAGCATATATGCTTGTCTTTTTGCACTGCCGCAATTTATTCAGGATATGATAAAAAAATCTTAA